The proteins below are encoded in one region of Bifidobacterium dentium JCM 1195 = DSM 20436:
- a CDS encoding ABC transporter permease yields MTNADKKLGYDSGDKTTVARIKTFASQNGALIGLIILCIALSIVAPAFLSASNLMNVGIQAATVAILAFGQTFVIVAAGIDLSVGATAAVASMLVAYTGANMGLPAGVTIIVGLLAGAVFGALSGMMNAFLRLPSFIATLAMMSVARGLTLVISDGRPISTSGMVNFFGGTIIGIPVPIIMMVIMGIIASVILNFTTIGRSMYAVGGNMEASRLSGISVHKTQIMVFVLSGIFAAVAGLVIAGRLHSAQPQAADGYEMDAIASVVIGGASLSGGKGKVSGTFIGAILLAVIRNGLNILNVSSFWQKVVIGLVIAFAVSFDTLRRKVDAH; encoded by the coding sequence ATGACCAATGCAGACAAGAAACTCGGTTATGATTCCGGAGACAAGACCACGGTCGCTCGCATCAAGACATTTGCCTCACAAAATGGTGCGCTAATCGGTCTGATTATCCTGTGTATCGCCTTGTCCATTGTGGCTCCGGCGTTTCTCAGCGCCTCGAATCTCATGAACGTCGGTATTCAGGCGGCAACCGTCGCCATTCTTGCCTTCGGGCAGACATTTGTGATTGTTGCTGCGGGCATCGATCTGTCGGTCGGTGCGACAGCGGCTGTCGCCAGCATGCTGGTTGCTTACACAGGTGCCAACATGGGACTTCCTGCAGGCGTGACCATCATTGTCGGTCTGCTGGCAGGTGCAGTATTCGGCGCCTTATCCGGTATGATGAATGCGTTCCTGAGGTTACCTTCCTTTATCGCTACACTGGCCATGATGTCCGTGGCTCGCGGCTTGACCTTGGTCATCTCTGATGGACGTCCTATCTCCACCTCCGGCATGGTCAACTTCTTCGGCGGCACCATCATTGGTATTCCGGTTCCAATCATCATGATGGTCATCATGGGCATCATTGCCTCCGTTATCCTGAACTTCACCACTATTGGTCGTTCTATGTATGCAGTTGGCGGCAACATGGAGGCTTCTAGGCTTTCAGGCATTTCCGTGCATAAAACGCAGATTATGGTGTTTGTGCTCTCCGGCATCTTCGCGGCTGTGGCTGGCTTGGTCATTGCGGGCCGTCTGCATTCCGCCCAGCCGCAGGCGGCAGATGGATATGAGATGGACGCCATTGCTTCCGTTGTCATCGGCGGTGCGTCCCTTTCTGGAGGCAAAGGTAAGGTTTCCGGCACTTTCATCGGTGCCATTTTGCTGGCCGTCATTCGTAACGGTTTGAATATATTGAATGTCTCTTCCTTCTGGCAGAAGGTTGTTATCGGCCTAGTCATTGCTTTCGCGGTCAGCTTCGATACTTTGCGTCGCAAGGTCGATGCTCACTGA
- a CDS encoding D-ribose ABC transporter substrate-binding protein: protein MLNPCFKKTIRAAVAVACAATLAIGASACGASNSGNGSDKVALLISTLNNPFFVDLRDGAQAEANKLGVNLLVSDAQNDSATQQNQAQNAQSQGAKAVIINPVDSDAASPAVAPLLSANLPVISVDRSVTGEDVTAHIASDNVAGGAQAADELAKAIGEKGDIIILQGTPGAASTRDRGDGFKKEIKKYAGIKVVAEQTANFDRSEALDVTSNLMQANPNIVGVYAENDEMALGAIQALGSKAGTDVKIVGFDGTDDGLKAISSGTLTGTIAQQPKELGKQAVQAAVKAIKGEKVDKTQSIEVKTVTKENVADFQ from the coding sequence ATGCTTAACCCGTGTTTTAAGAAAACCATCCGCGCAGCAGTTGCTGTTGCCTGTGCGGCTACGTTGGCGATCGGTGCGAGTGCTTGCGGCGCATCCAACTCCGGCAACGGTTCCGACAAGGTGGCTTTGTTGATCTCTACCCTGAACAATCCGTTCTTCGTTGATCTGCGGGACGGTGCTCAAGCTGAGGCGAATAAGCTAGGTGTGAATCTGTTGGTGTCCGATGCGCAAAACGATTCCGCAACGCAACAGAATCAAGCGCAGAACGCCCAGTCTCAAGGCGCCAAAGCAGTCATCATTAATCCGGTCGATTCCGACGCTGCGTCTCCAGCCGTGGCTCCGTTGCTGTCCGCCAATCTGCCTGTTATTTCTGTTGACCGTTCCGTTACGGGCGAGGATGTGACTGCGCACATCGCATCCGACAATGTGGCGGGTGGTGCTCAGGCTGCCGATGAGTTGGCGAAAGCCATTGGAGAAAAAGGAGACATCATCATCCTGCAGGGCACCCCTGGAGCGGCCTCCACTCGTGACCGAGGTGATGGATTCAAGAAAGAAATCAAGAAATATGCCGGCATTAAGGTGGTTGCTGAACAGACGGCCAACTTTGATCGTTCCGAAGCACTCGATGTCACCAGTAACTTGATGCAGGCCAATCCTAATATCGTCGGAGTCTATGCAGAGAACGATGAAATGGCCCTAGGCGCGATTCAAGCTCTTGGCTCCAAGGCCGGTACGGACGTGAAGATTGTCGGTTTTGATGGAACTGATGACGGTCTGAAGGCCATCTCTTCCGGCACCTTGACCGGTACCATTGCGCAGCAGCCGAAGGAGCTCGGCAAGCAGGCAGTACAGGCGGCAGTCAAGGCGATCAAAGGCGAGAAAGTCGATAAAACCCAGTCGATTGAAGTCAAAACCGTCACCAAGGAGAATGTCGCGGATTTCCAGTGA
- the rbsD gene encoding D-ribose pyranase — translation MLTHGILNAQLSAALAGLRHKDVFVVSDCGLPVPQGIEVIDLAVVFGVPRFEEVLEALRPQLVLEEGLMAEEARGEQAERWVKDHFNVPLSYVPHDGSGGFKSHVRNAKFVVRTGETTSYANVIFRCGVPF, via the coding sequence ATGCTTACTCATGGAATACTGAATGCACAACTCTCAGCTGCACTTGCGGGATTACGGCACAAGGATGTGTTCGTCGTTTCCGATTGTGGTCTTCCTGTGCCGCAGGGTATTGAAGTCATTGACTTGGCGGTGGTATTCGGTGTGCCTCGCTTCGAAGAAGTGCTGGAAGCGCTACGGCCGCAGCTTGTATTAGAGGAGGGTCTGATGGCTGAAGAGGCTCGAGGCGAACAGGCCGAACGATGGGTCAAAGACCACTTCAATGTACCTTTGTCTTATGTGCCGCATGACGGTTCGGGGGGATTTAAGTCCCATGTCAGGAATGCGAAATTTGTCGTTCGCACGGGTGAAACCACCTCGTACGCCAATGTGATTTTCCGATGTGGCGTGCCATTCTAG
- a CDS encoding TetR/AcrR family transcriptional regulator: protein MNGLMNTGVPPTVSPAASPASVVETAVQGAVQKIQGRREQLREQTDRKIMRATLEIMISKGVAAVTIEEVARRSGVAKTTIYRRYKNADDLLQRIQLEVAGLPDFGDLQPSRSGLQAMLERIQNCFDSEIGLKAVGVVLSSDNDSLKTIADQVITPAEQRFATFVERGVASEAFRRGLDTKFLFSTILGSMLTCKALYKDSDSDVPWSERMATLIWPFVKA from the coding sequence ATGAATGGATTAATGAACACCGGTGTGCCGCCGACTGTCTCCCCTGCCGCTTCGCCGGCAAGCGTGGTCGAGACGGCGGTGCAGGGAGCCGTGCAGAAGATTCAGGGCCGACGCGAGCAGTTACGTGAGCAGACCGATCGCAAGATCATGAGGGCCACTTTGGAGATCATGATTTCCAAAGGCGTTGCGGCCGTTACGATTGAGGAGGTCGCCCGCCGTTCCGGCGTAGCCAAGACGACGATTTACCGACGCTACAAAAACGCCGATGACCTGTTGCAACGCATTCAGCTAGAAGTTGCGGGATTGCCGGATTTCGGCGATTTGCAGCCGTCTCGTTCCGGCCTGCAGGCCATGTTGGAACGTATCCAGAACTGCTTCGACAGCGAGATCGGTCTGAAAGCGGTCGGCGTGGTGCTCTCGTCCGACAACGATTCGTTGAAGACGATCGCCGATCAGGTAATCACGCCGGCGGAGCAACGTTTTGCGACGTTCGTCGAGCGCGGTGTGGCAAGCGAAGCCTTCCGCCGTGGACTGGATACGAAATTCCTGTTCAGCACCATACTGGGCTCCATGCTCACCTGTAAGGCGCTGTATAAGGACTCCGACTCAGACGTTCCTTGGTCGGAGCGTATGGCCACGCTCATCTGGCCGTTTGTAAAGGCATGA
- a CDS encoding YhgE/Pip domain-containing protein → MKAIWKLFVGDVKRLTSNVVSVIIVIGLTVLPALFTWFNVAASWDPFSNTGNLKFAVANVDAGYKSDLIPVKINVGDQVVNTLRANSQLDWTFTSKEEAIDGTKSGKYYAAVIIPKDFSKRMMTFFSKDSKHAELTYYNNEKKNALAPKVTGQGADTVSAEINEMFSKTLTETALDLATQLSDQLDKPEAKNQLQQFSSNISDFAAGLTQTASSLKTFSSLTGSAQTLLDSSGTLIQQAASSAKTAGKQLKSASGSVTDLSGALNTSTEALSTAIKQSGESFAAVGDEVDSLFANVSTQAGDTATALRNQASNVTNQAAQYQHIVDDLQKTHDDLQNKLDTDTSLTDLEKKTLTAIIGKFEASISKLNNAIDMQKTLAATLTDAAQHIDDGISDSKESQAAIKDLATQAKASINAVHSDFDTNLKPQLNEIGSSVSTASSALNASAANLKSALGDLNKTTSSADKQLTTIREVLDSTADSLTTTGNKLSTFNDTLSDALNSGDMSMVKDVLGKNTDSLATTLAAPVKVKRTAVFPVKNFGSQLAPLYTFVTLWVGSLLMAVTLKTSVSRKTRMALGNPKPHQLFFGHYLVFAVIALMQATFSLGGSLLFMHVQAVHPWLFMISGWISALIYSFFAYTMVASFGNVGKAIGVLFLIMQISGSNGAYPLAVMPRIISDISPFLPVTHSVTAMRAAIAGIYNNDFWTSIGALALFIPPLLLIGLLLRIPMMKFNKWYIAKVESTKVIM, encoded by the coding sequence ATGAAGGCAATCTGGAAGCTGTTCGTAGGCGACGTCAAACGCCTCACCAGCAACGTCGTGTCCGTGATCATCGTCATCGGCCTGACCGTGCTGCCCGCGCTGTTCACTTGGTTCAACGTGGCCGCCAGCTGGGATCCGTTCTCCAATACCGGCAATCTCAAATTCGCCGTCGCGAACGTCGATGCCGGCTACAAAAGCGATCTGATTCCCGTCAAGATCAACGTGGGCGATCAGGTGGTCAACACCCTGCGCGCCAACAGCCAGCTCGACTGGACCTTCACCTCCAAAGAGGAGGCCATCGATGGCACGAAATCCGGCAAATACTATGCCGCCGTCATCATTCCGAAGGATTTCAGCAAGCGCATGATGACCTTCTTCTCCAAGGATTCCAAGCATGCGGAGCTCACCTACTACAACAATGAGAAAAAGAACGCACTCGCGCCAAAGGTGACCGGTCAGGGCGCCGACACGGTGTCGGCGGAGATCAACGAGATGTTCTCGAAGACACTCACCGAAACGGCGCTGGACCTCGCCACGCAGCTATCCGATCAGCTCGACAAGCCCGAGGCAAAGAACCAACTGCAACAGTTCAGCTCGAACATCAGCGATTTCGCGGCCGGACTCACGCAGACCGCCTCATCACTCAAGACCTTCAGCTCATTGACCGGCAGCGCACAAACCCTGCTCGACAGCTCCGGAACCCTGATCCAACAGGCCGCATCCAGCGCGAAAACCGCCGGCAAACAGCTGAAATCGGCTTCCGGTAGCGTGACCGACCTATCCGGTGCGCTGAACACCTCCACCGAAGCACTCAGCACCGCCATCAAGCAGTCCGGCGAAAGCTTCGCCGCGGTGGGAGACGAGGTCGACTCATTGTTCGCCAATGTGAGTACGCAGGCGGGCGATACCGCGACCGCGTTACGCAATCAGGCATCCAACGTGACCAACCAAGCCGCGCAATACCAGCACATCGTCGACGATCTGCAGAAAACCCACGATGATCTGCAGAACAAGCTCGACACCGATACCTCGCTGACCGATTTGGAGAAGAAGACGCTGACGGCGATCATCGGCAAATTCGAGGCATCCATCAGCAAGCTGAACAATGCCATCGATATGCAGAAGACACTCGCAGCCACACTTACCGATGCGGCGCAGCATATCGACGACGGCATCAGCGATTCCAAGGAAAGCCAAGCCGCCATCAAGGATCTCGCCACGCAGGCGAAGGCCTCGATCAATGCCGTGCACTCCGATTTCGACACGAATCTCAAGCCGCAGCTCAACGAAATCGGCAGCTCCGTAAGCACCGCTTCGAGCGCACTCAACGCGAGTGCCGCCAATCTTAAGAGCGCACTCGGCGACCTTAACAAGACCACGTCGAGTGCGGACAAGCAGCTGACCACCATCCGTGAGGTGTTGGACTCCACCGCCGACAGCCTCACCACGACCGGCAACAAGCTTTCTACATTCAATGACACGCTGTCCGACGCGCTGAACAGCGGCGACATGAGCATGGTCAAGGACGTGCTGGGCAAGAACACCGACTCGCTGGCCACCACGCTCGCGGCCCCTGTCAAGGTGAAGCGCACCGCCGTGTTCCCGGTGAAGAATTTCGGCTCGCAGCTCGCCCCCCTGTACACATTCGTGACGTTGTGGGTGGGTTCACTGCTCATGGCCGTGACCTTGAAGACCTCCGTGTCCCGCAAAACCCGCATGGCACTGGGCAACCCGAAACCACACCAGCTGTTCTTCGGCCACTACCTCGTATTCGCGGTGATCGCACTCATGCAGGCCACGTTCTCGCTTGGCGGCAGTCTGCTATTCATGCATGTGCAGGCCGTGCACCCGTGGCTATTCATGATTTCCGGCTGGATTTCCGCACTGATCTACTCGTTCTTTGCATATACGATGGTGGCGAGTTTCGGTAACGTGGGCAAAGCCATCGGCGTACTGTTCCTCATCATGCAGATCTCCGGTTCGAACGGCGCGTATCCGCTGGCCGTCATGCCGCGCATCATCTCCGACATCAGTCCGTTCCTACCGGTCACGCATTCGGTCACGGCCATGCGTGCGGCCATCGCCGGCATATACAACAATGATTTCTGGACGTCGATCGGCGCGCTGGCGCTGTTCATCCCACCGCTATTGCTCATCGGCCTGCTGCTACGCATTCCGATGATGAAGTTCAACAAATGGTATATCGCAAAGGTGGAAAGCACGAAGGTGATCATGTGA
- a CDS encoding YhgE/Pip domain-containing protein → MSNVLKILHRDIMRILRVPAAWVIMTGLTVIPPLYAWFNIYGFWDPYGNTNNIRVAVANVDEGTDNAMLGQLNLGDQIESTLKKNDQLGWQFMSKAKAMEAVQSGDCYAAIIIPKDFSEDLAGVITGNSERPTLEYYVNEKASAFVPKVTDSGTTTVDRTVNSTFVSTVSEVLSKTVNSVSDTITTQTDNVTSEAVAELDKTQRNVEKIRTTISDLSANLANTPDQIQAARAALNDVQTAAASAGKGLSGTANLITDTQTRINTFSSTASASLDQGSALLSQLSTQTNTSVNTVTSGLAAANGYAGSAIGTMQKVNSDNAKVLDSLQKIDISNVSPELNKQYQQIISDLQSRNRQSANTLNDLNQLNTDTKNTVAGTTKLSNQFNTSAQSTLNSATDARNAINSSALPQLNSGLSSLAATAGTLSGTVTSQNFLTQQTSSVLDQLERVSADTRSMLKDTDEQLQTIENKLGQLSTDLNALSGASLLNDLIGEDGLDVTKIADFMQSPTVIKTKNIYPVNTYGSGMAPMFNTLSLWVGAFAYMVIMKLEVDDDDLEDLDLTTTEKYLGRFLLLAIPAAIQGALCAIGDLIIGVQAVNPFMFILTGTLTSLTFLSITYALSTTFMHVGKGMCILLAILLIPGGSGLYPIDMMPRFFRAVYPFIPFRYTIDAFRETIAGFYDGHWLKMVGVMLLFVAIAFFIGIVIRPLLTNLNRLFAREIEESDMIIGERPMVENRGYNVSQIIHVLSDKGGYREAIEYRASRFTELYPKLKRGALIAGFIVPTILATVFSLTNGTKLVALATWIIWVLLIIGFLMVIEYMRDSMRRQVELGSLSDEAIQGMLMERQKARIRRKKRALEERKAKLTRKAAKHHRTKNEKDNA, encoded by the coding sequence ATGAGCAACGTGCTGAAGATCCTGCACCGTGACATCATGCGAATTCTTCGCGTGCCCGCGGCGTGGGTCATCATGACCGGCCTGACCGTCATTCCGCCGCTGTATGCATGGTTCAATATCTATGGATTCTGGGATCCATACGGCAACACCAACAACATCAGGGTGGCGGTGGCGAACGTCGACGAAGGCACCGACAACGCCATGCTGGGCCAGCTGAATCTCGGCGACCAGATTGAAAGCACACTCAAGAAGAACGATCAGCTCGGCTGGCAGTTCATGAGCAAGGCCAAGGCCATGGAGGCCGTGCAGTCGGGCGATTGCTATGCGGCCATCATCATTCCCAAGGACTTCAGCGAAGACCTCGCGGGCGTGATCACCGGCAATTCCGAACGTCCGACCCTCGAATACTACGTGAATGAGAAGGCCAGCGCCTTCGTACCGAAGGTCACCGATTCGGGAACCACCACCGTGGATCGCACCGTGAACAGCACCTTCGTTTCCACTGTGAGCGAAGTGCTCTCCAAAACCGTGAACTCGGTAAGCGATACCATCACGACACAGACCGACAACGTGACCAGCGAAGCCGTTGCCGAACTTGACAAGACACAGCGGAACGTAGAGAAGATTCGCACCACCATCAGCGATCTCAGCGCCAACCTGGCCAACACCCCCGATCAGATTCAGGCCGCACGCGCCGCGTTGAACGACGTACAGACCGCCGCCGCGAGCGCCGGCAAAGGGCTGTCCGGCACCGCCAATCTGATCACCGATACGCAGACCCGCATCAACACCTTCTCATCGACCGCATCGGCCTCGCTTGACCAAGGCTCGGCGCTGCTCTCGCAACTGTCCACGCAGACGAACACCAGCGTCAACACGGTGACCAGCGGTCTGGCGGCGGCCAACGGCTACGCCGGCAGCGCCATCGGCACCATGCAGAAGGTCAACAGCGACAATGCGAAAGTGCTCGACAGCCTACAGAAGATCGACATCTCCAATGTCAGCCCCGAACTGAACAAGCAGTATCAGCAGATCATCAGCGACCTGCAATCACGTAACCGACAGTCGGCGAATACGCTCAACGACCTCAATCAGCTCAATACCGACACCAAGAACACGGTGGCCGGCACCACGAAACTGTCGAACCAGTTCAACACCTCCGCGCAGTCCACGCTGAACTCCGCCACGGACGCACGCAACGCCATCAATTCGAGTGCGCTGCCCCAACTCAACAGCGGCCTGAGCTCGCTCGCCGCGACCGCCGGAACCCTTTCCGGCACCGTGACCAGCCAGAATTTCCTGACGCAACAGACCTCGTCCGTACTCGACCAGCTTGAGCGGGTCTCCGCCGACACGCGTTCCATGCTTAAGGACACCGATGAGCAACTGCAGACCATCGAGAACAAGCTGGGCCAGCTATCCACCGATCTGAACGCACTGTCGGGCGCGAGCCTGCTGAACGACCTCATCGGCGAAGATGGCCTGGACGTCACGAAAATCGCTGATTTCATGCAGTCCCCCACCGTGATCAAGACGAAGAACATCTACCCGGTGAACACGTACGGCTCCGGCATGGCACCGATGTTCAACACCCTCTCGCTATGGGTGGGCGCGTTCGCTTACATGGTGATCATGAAGCTCGAAGTGGATGACGACGACCTTGAAGATCTCGATCTGACCACCACCGAGAAGTATCTCGGCCGCTTCCTGCTGCTCGCCATTCCGGCCGCCATCCAAGGCGCACTATGCGCAATCGGCGACCTGATCATCGGCGTGCAGGCGGTCAACCCGTTCATGTTCATACTGACCGGCACATTGACGTCGCTTACGTTCCTGAGCATCACCTACGCGTTGTCGACTACCTTCATGCACGTTGGCAAGGGCATGTGCATTCTGCTCGCGATTCTGCTGATTCCGGGAGGTTCCGGCCTATACCCGATCGATATGATGCCGCGATTCTTCCGCGCGGTCTACCCGTTCATCCCGTTCCGCTATACCATCGACGCCTTCCGCGAGACGATCGCCGGCTTCTATGACGGGCATTGGCTGAAGATGGTCGGCGTGATGCTGCTGTTCGTGGCGATCGCCTTCTTCATCGGCATTGTGATCCGCCCGCTGCTGACCAATCTGAACCGCCTGTTCGCCCGCGAGATCGAGGAAAGCGACATGATCATCGGCGAGCGGCCGATGGTGGAGAATCGTGGCTATAACGTGTCGCAGATCATCCACGTCCTGTCCGACAAGGGCGGCTACCGCGAGGCCATCGAGTACCGTGCGAGCCGGTTCACCGAACTGTACCCGAAGCTTAAGCGCGGCGCACTGATTGCGGGCTTCATCGTGCCGACCATTCTGGCCACCGTATTCTCGCTGACCAATGGCACGAAACTGGTAGCACTGGCCACATGGATCATCTGGGTGTTGCTTATCATCGGGTTCCTGATGGTCATCGAATACATGCGCGACAGCATGCGCCGTCAGGTGGAGCTCGGTTCCTTGAGCGACGAAGCCATCCAAGGCATGCTCATGGAACGCCAGAAAGCCCGCATTCGCCGTAAGAAGCGCGCCCTGGAGGAACGCAAGGCCAAACTGACGCGCAAGGCCGCCAAGCACCACCGCACGAAGAACGAAAAGGACAACGCATGA
- a CDS encoding putative ABC transporter permease has protein sequence MNEHETSAAIADETVIDAIEGAQAVDAVTADESSDPADRRLPLIFRIYGIIMLVEGVVTLPIIVLAALYAVRAVIEGRMAVDAINLTVILSVIHAVVLLATTACLAVFGVLLVLNKRRHVAQWTYVMIPLTLAEGLLSLALQGLDVNLIAPAVQLVVLIALHITADPSLREERRLQFALRRMDARSEYEDAVAVGMAGRDLTGKGYISLDFFNLFWLFVVGCVFGLAIETIYHFILFGEYQDRAGFLWGPFSPIYGFGAVILTVLLNHLWRSNWLLIFCASALIGGAFEYFTSWFMETAFGITAWNYTGQWLSIDGRTSGKYMFFWGLLGLIWVKLILPRLLALIQHIPWKVRYSLTAVCFVLLFVDGVMTLMALDAWYSRMAGIAQNSPVSQFFATYFNDAFMVDRFQTMSIDPSSAGRM, from the coding sequence ATGAACGAGCACGAAACAAGCGCGGCCATCGCCGACGAAACCGTTATCGACGCCATCGAAGGTGCGCAAGCCGTTGATGCGGTGACGGCCGATGAATCCAGCGACCCCGCCGATCGCCGCCTGCCGTTGATTTTCCGCATCTACGGCATCATCATGCTGGTCGAGGGTGTGGTCACGCTGCCGATCATCGTGCTTGCGGCCTTGTATGCGGTACGTGCCGTGATCGAAGGCCGTATGGCGGTCGACGCCATCAACCTCACCGTTATCCTGTCGGTCATTCATGCGGTCGTGCTGTTGGCCACCACGGCCTGTCTGGCGGTGTTCGGCGTGCTGCTGGTACTGAACAAACGGCGTCACGTGGCGCAGTGGACATACGTGATGATTCCGCTCACCCTCGCGGAGGGTCTCTTATCGTTGGCGTTGCAAGGTCTTGACGTCAATCTGATCGCTCCGGCCGTGCAGCTGGTCGTGTTGATTGCGTTGCATATCACCGCCGACCCGTCGCTGCGCGAGGAGCGCCGACTGCAGTTCGCCTTGCGCCGCATGGATGCGCGTAGTGAGTACGAGGATGCCGTGGCCGTGGGCATGGCCGGCCGGGATCTGACCGGCAAAGGCTACATTTCGCTGGACTTCTTCAATCTGTTCTGGCTATTCGTGGTCGGTTGCGTGTTCGGTCTGGCGATTGAGACCATCTACCATTTCATTCTGTTCGGCGAGTATCAGGATCGTGCCGGCTTCCTATGGGGGCCATTTTCGCCGATTTACGGCTTTGGCGCGGTGATCCTGACCGTGCTGTTGAATCACCTGTGGCGGTCCAATTGGCTGCTGATTTTCTGTGCCAGTGCGCTGATCGGCGGTGCCTTCGAATATTTCACCAGTTGGTTCATGGAAACGGCCTTCGGCATCACGGCGTGGAACTATACGGGTCAATGGTTGTCGATTGACGGCCGCACTTCCGGCAAGTACATGTTTTTCTGGGGGTTGCTCGGTCTGATATGGGTCAAGCTGATTTTGCCGAGATTGCTGGCGTTGATTCAGCACATTCCGTGGAAGGTGCGTTATTCGTTGACGGCCGTATGCTTCGTGCTGCTGTTCGTCGACGGCGTAATGACGCTGATGGCATTGGACGCCTGGTATTCGCGCATGGCCGGCATCGCCCAGAATTCACCGGTCTCGCAGTTCTTTGCCACCTATTTCAATGATGCGTTCATGGTCGACCGTTTCCAGACCATGTCTATCGACCCGTCTTCCGCTGGCCGCATGTAG
- a CDS encoding glutaredoxin family protein: protein MTVTVFTNPSNPQCEATEQELAKLGVRYVAIDLTQNPSTFEQIKDAGFKQIPVVISPNSSWSGHRPDLIRQLAQSFAA from the coding sequence ATGACCGTAACCGTTTTCACCAATCCGAGCAACCCGCAGTGCGAAGCCACCGAGCAAGAGCTTGCAAAACTGGGCGTACGCTATGTGGCCATTGACCTGACGCAGAATCCCTCAACGTTCGAGCAGATCAAGGACGCCGGATTCAAGCAGATTCCAGTGGTGATTTCGCCAAACTCGTCCTGGAGCGGGCATAGGCCGGATCTGATTCGACAGCTGGCGCAAAGCTTCGCGGCATAG
- a CDS encoding C69 family dipeptidase, with translation MSCTTILVGKKASYDGSTIIARDDDSGSGRYDPKRFVAITPEVSTDNLYWTNRLIAALADAHFYETSNAIEAFAEAACTYGHRLVEHTDAALRNIGKDSDDSAVGDSVAETAGEPIAGRLRAANDEMAEYLRTHATKLLNDVLYTSSNLMRNGFAMSDRWN, from the coding sequence ATGTCATGCACCACGATTCTTGTAGGCAAAAAAGCCAGTTACGACGGCTCCACCATCATCGCCCGCGATGACGATTCCGGATCCGGCCGTTACGATCCGAAACGATTCGTCGCCATCACGCCGGAGGTCTCGACCGACAATCTGTATTGGACGAACCGGCTGATTGCGGCGCTCGCCGATGCACATTTCTATGAGACCAGCAATGCGATTGAAGCATTCGCGGAGGCCGCTTGCACGTACGGTCATCGTTTGGTCGAACATACGGATGCCGCCTTACGCAATATCGGCAAGGATTCAGACGATTCGGCCGTCGGCGATTCCGTGGCGGAGACAGCGGGGGAGCCGATTGCCGGGCGGCTGCGGGCGGCCAACGACGAGATGGCGGAATACTTGCGTACGCATGCCACGAAACTGCTCAATGACGTGCTGTACACGTCCAGCAATCTTATGCGCAACGGTTTCGCGATGTCGGATCGCTGGAACTGA